A genome region from Paracoccus stylophorae includes the following:
- a CDS encoding (Fe-S)-binding protein, whose protein sequence is MSGQPNPRVGLFVTCLVDAIRPSIGFSAIQLLEEAGCRVEVPQAQTCCGQPALNSGDEKDAAALARQTIAAFEGFDYIVLPSGSCAGTIVHGYPDLLAKDPVWAPRARILAARTHEITSFLVDVMGFRPKGRRLSATATYHDSCAGLRELGIAAQPRALLAEVAGLEMRGLEGNDVCCGFGGTFCVKYSDISNAIVTEKAEAIERTEADLLLAGDLGCLMNMAGKLNRRGARTRCFHTIEVLAGRADGPAIGEEGRKP, encoded by the coding sequence ATGTCCGGACAACCAAATCCCCGCGTCGGCCTTTTCGTGACCTGTCTCGTGGATGCAATCCGCCCCAGCATCGGGTTTTCCGCCATCCAGCTTCTGGAGGAGGCCGGATGCCGGGTCGAGGTGCCGCAGGCACAGACCTGTTGCGGGCAACCGGCCTTGAACAGCGGAGACGAAAAGGATGCAGCAGCACTGGCGCGACAGACCATCGCTGCTTTCGAGGGCTTCGACTATATTGTGCTGCCCTCGGGATCCTGTGCGGGAACCATCGTGCACGGCTATCCGGACCTGTTGGCCAAAGATCCGGTCTGGGCGCCCCGCGCCCGGATCCTCGCCGCGAGAACGCACGAGATCACCAGTTTCCTGGTTGATGTGATGGGTTTTCGGCCAAAGGGCCGTCGCCTGTCAGCGACGGCCACCTACCACGACAGTTGCGCAGGGCTGCGCGAACTGGGCATCGCCGCGCAACCCCGTGCGCTTCTGGCCGAGGTCGCGGGCCTGGAGATGCGGGGATTGGAAGGCAATGATGTCTGCTGCGGCTTTGGCGGCACGTTCTGCGTCAAGTATTCCGACATCTCGAACGCGATCGTCACCGAAAAGGCTGAGGCGATCGAGCGCACCGAGGCCGACCTGCTTCTGGCGGGAGATCTGGGATGCCTGATGAACATGGCAGGCAAGCTGAACCGCCGGGGCGCAAGGACGCGCTGTTTCCACACCATCGAGGTTCTGGCGGGCCGGGCCGACGGTCCCGCCATCGGCGAGGAGGGCCGGAAACCATGA
- a CDS encoding lactate utilization protein B: MSASGAAVQVSFKDRAKSALADRTLKIAIDRTTGTAERKRAVAVAAFPEFQAARARGRAIKDHVIAHLDHYLEQFERNATAAGATVHWASDDAEARAIITRICLDANARLVTRSKSMLGEEIGLPHALADAGIERVETDLAEHIIQLAGEAPSHIVWPAMHRTREQVAELFKVAHHPPPAADDPATMVQSARRELRAKFLGADIGISGANFLVADTGATCTVTNEGNAELTTTPPRIHIVTAGIEKIVPTTAHALSLLRLLVRSATGGELTQYTTFHCGPKRPGDADGPEEMHIVLVDNGRTRMLDNEFREMLRCIRCGACMNHCVVYRQIGGHAYGGTYPGPMGSVLTPVLNGLAGSRDLPNACTMNGRCAEVCPVEIPIPTLLRAWRIRSWREKLEPGSLRAGIGIWAFLARRPGLYGLASRIGVRALRLFGKGGWIARLPLAGGWTAHRDLPRPAGRTFMEQYRAQQAHKGSRP, encoded by the coding sequence ATGAGCGCATCAGGGGCAGCCGTGCAGGTTTCGTTCAAGGACCGTGCCAAGTCGGCACTGGCGGACCGGACGCTGAAGATCGCCATCGACCGCACCACCGGCACCGCCGAACGCAAGCGCGCGGTGGCGGTGGCGGCGTTTCCCGAATTCCAGGCCGCCCGCGCCCGTGGCCGCGCGATCAAGGATCACGTGATCGCCCATCTGGATCATTATCTTGAGCAGTTCGAGCGCAACGCCACCGCAGCCGGGGCGACGGTCCACTGGGCGTCGGACGATGCCGAGGCGCGCGCGATCATCACCCGCATCTGCCTGGATGCCAACGCCAGGCTGGTGACGCGGTCGAAATCCATGTTGGGCGAGGAAATCGGCCTGCCGCATGCCTTGGCCGATGCCGGGATCGAGCGGGTCGAGACCGACCTGGCCGAACACATCATCCAGCTTGCCGGAGAGGCTCCGTCGCACATTGTCTGGCCCGCGATGCACCGCACCCGCGAACAGGTGGCCGAACTGTTCAAGGTCGCGCATCACCCGCCGCCCGCCGCCGACGATCCCGCCACCATGGTGCAAAGCGCGCGGCGCGAATTGCGCGCCAAGTTCCTGGGCGCCGATATCGGCATTTCGGGGGCGAACTTCCTGGTGGCCGATACCGGCGCCACCTGCACGGTCACGAACGAAGGCAATGCCGAACTGACCACCACGCCGCCTCGCATCCATATCGTCACGGCGGGAATCGAAAAGATCGTGCCCACCACCGCCCATGCCCTGTCCCTGCTGCGTCTGCTGGTGCGGTCGGCCACGGGCGGCGAACTGACGCAATACACGACATTCCACTGCGGACCCAAACGTCCTGGCGATGCCGATGGTCCCGAGGAGATGCACATCGTGCTGGTGGACAACGGCCGCACCAGAATGCTGGACAACGAGTTCCGCGAGATGCTGCGCTGCATCCGCTGCGGGGCCTGCATGAACCATTGCGTGGTCTATCGCCAGATCGGCGGGCACGCCTATGGCGGCACCTATCCCGGACCGATGGGTTCGGTTCTGACACCAGTGCTGAACGGGCTTGCCGGTTCACGCGACCTGCCCAATGCCTGCACCATGAACGGCCGCTGCGCCGAAGTCTGCCCGGTCGAGATTCCCATACCCACGCTGCTGCGCGCCTGGCGGATCCGCAGTTGGCGAGAAAAGCTGGAACCGGGAAGCCTTCGCGCCGGCATCGGTATCTGGGCCTTTCTGGCCCGGCGTCCCGGTCTTTACGGGCTGGCCAGCCGGATCGGCGTGCGGGCCCTCCGGTTGTTCGGCAAGGGAGGCTGGATCGCGCGCCTGCCGCTGGCGGGCGGCTGGACGGCCCATCGCGACCTGCCGCGCCCGGCGGGCCGCACCTTCATGGAACAGTATCGCGCCCAGCAGGCACACAAGGGGAGCCGCCCATGA
- the aceF gene encoding dihydrolipoyllysine-residue acetyltransferase: protein MAIEVNVPDIGDFSDVPVISILVKVGDSVAKEDPLIELESDKATMEVPSPVAGTIAAIAVKEGDRVSEGALILTVEGDAAGAAPAPAAAAAPAPAAAPAAATAASPAAAPAVTDSGFGKAHASPSVRAFARQLGIDLAKVNGTGRKGRILREDVTAFLKSSAAPAAAAGGAVSGGMGIPPIPVIDFSKFGPIENVEMARIKKLSGPALHRSWLNIPHVTHQEEADITEIDQYRKELDDDAKKDGYRVTLLSFVIKASVSALRKHWEFNSSIHPDGDKLIRKSYYNIGFAADTPNGLVVPVIKDADRKGIVEISKELGELSGKARAGELKSQDMQGATFTISSLGGIGGTAFTPIVNAPEVAILGLTRSKMAPVWDGQQFVARNMLPMSLSYDHRAIDGALAARFAATLKHLLGDVRRIML from the coding sequence ATGGCTATCGAAGTGAATGTTCCCGACATCGGCGACTTTTCGGACGTGCCGGTGATCAGCATCCTGGTGAAGGTGGGCGACAGCGTCGCCAAGGAAGACCCGCTGATCGAGCTTGAATCGGACAAGGCCACGATGGAGGTACCCAGCCCCGTGGCCGGCACGATCGCCGCGATCGCGGTGAAGGAGGGCGACCGGGTCTCGGAAGGGGCACTGATCCTGACGGTCGAGGGCGACGCCGCGGGCGCTGCCCCCGCCCCGGCCGCGGCGGCCGCGCCGGCCCCGGCCGCCGCGCCCGCGGCAGCGACGGCCGCCAGCCCGGCTGCGGCGCCGGCCGTCACCGACAGCGGCTTCGGCAAGGCGCACGCCTCGCCCTCGGTCCGCGCCTTCGCCCGGCAGCTCGGCATCGACCTCGCCAAGGTGAACGGCACCGGCCGCAAGGGCCGCATCCTGCGCGAGGACGTCACCGCCTTCCTCAAGTCCAGCGCCGCTCCGGCGGCGGCGGCGGGCGGCGCCGTCTCGGGCGGCATGGGGATCCCGCCGATCCCGGTCATCGACTTCTCGAAGTTCGGCCCCATCGAGAATGTCGAGATGGCGCGGATCAAGAAGCTGTCCGGCCCGGCGCTGCACCGGTCCTGGCTGAACATCCCGCATGTCACCCACCAGGAAGAGGCCGACATCACCGAGATCGACCAGTACCGCAAGGAACTGGACGACGACGCGAAGAAGGACGGCTACCGCGTCACGCTGCTGTCCTTCGTCATCAAGGCCAGCGTCTCGGCGCTGCGCAAGCACTGGGAGTTCAACTCGTCGATTCACCCCGACGGCGACAAGCTGATCCGCAAGTCCTACTACAACATCGGCTTTGCCGCCGACACGCCGAACGGGCTGGTGGTGCCGGTCATCAAGGACGCCGACCGCAAGGGCATCGTCGAGATCTCGAAGGAGCTGGGCGAGCTGAGCGGCAAGGCCCGCGCCGGTGAGCTGAAGTCGCAGGACATGCAGGGCGCGACCTTCACCATCTCGTCGCTGGGGGGCATCGGGGGGACCGCCTTCACCCCCATCGTGAACGCGCCCGAGGTGGCGATCCTCGGGTTGACGCGCTCGAAGATGGCGCCGGTCTGGGACGGGCAGCAGTTCGTGGCCCGCAACATGCTGCCGATGTCGCTGAGCTATGATCACCGGGCAATCGATGGGGCGCTGGCCGCCCGCTTCGCCGCCACGCTGAAACACCTGCTCGGCGACGTGCGCCGGATCATGCTCTAG
- a CDS encoding LutC/YkgG family protein — MTARDRILSAIRAALPQERPAPDAISAEAKALLADPDTSRPRLVAEGLFDAFILKAEAIGTTIDRVGGMEAVPDAVRRYLSGHGLSLSLAVEPTPALTALDWTGLDTGTTLAPDQPAALGKALWGIAESGSLIVHSGADTPILLSFLPLHHIVVLQESDILSHLEDYAAQLADRPHPRNAILITGPSGTTDIEGSYVRGAHGPGFLHVILVASTD, encoded by the coding sequence ATGACCGCCCGCGACCGCATCCTGTCCGCGATCCGCGCCGCCCTGCCACAGGAACGCCCGGCGCCCGACGCCATCTCCGCCGAGGCCAAGGCCCTGCTGGCCGATCCCGACACCAGCCGCCCCCGACTGGTCGCTGAGGGGCTGTTCGATGCCTTCATCCTGAAGGCTGAGGCGATCGGCACGACGATTGACCGCGTTGGCGGCATGGAAGCCGTTCCCGACGCTGTGCGGCGCTATCTGTCGGGACACGGCCTGTCACTGTCCCTGGCCGTGGAACCGACGCCGGCGCTGACCGCACTCGACTGGACGGGCCTTGACACCGGCACCACTCTTGCCCCGGACCAGCCGGCAGCGCTCGGAAAGGCGCTTTGGGGTATCGCCGAAAGCGGGTCCTTGATCGTGCATTCGGGCGCCGATACGCCGATCTTGCTGTCTTTCCTGCCCCTCCATCATATCGTGGTGCTGCAGGAATCCGATATCCTGTCCCATCTCGAGGACTATGCTGCGCAGCTGGCCGATCGGCCCCATCCGCGCAACGCGATCCTGATCACCGGACCCAGCGGCACGACCGATATCGAGGGGAGCTATGTGCGCGGGGCGCATGGGCCGGGCTTCCTGCATGTGATCCTTGTTGCAAGCACAGACTGA
- a CDS encoding DUF2793 domain-containing protein translates to MSDATTHLLLPYILAAQAQKHVTHNEALRILDGLVQLSVLDRDLTAPPGSPADGDRYIVASGATGDWAGWDLNVALWTDGAWLRLPPRAGWRAWVEDQGLLLVYDGAGWVRTTPAALQNLALLGLGTTADASNPFSAKLNAALWAAKTVAEGGTGDLFYTMNKEAAGDDLGLTLQTGFVTKALVGLFGSDRFRLAVSADGSTFFDGLSVDNATGIVDQPRLPRFKAYTNYDNYVGVGTWTKIGLNNTDYNDQGAFDAANNHFVAPVDGTYLFGATLMYKVNASTTARMRGRLVLNGTTEIRGSLGEISATHVSLATAIWLQTMKPLTAGDTVELQGYFRVADGYFAADHTSFWGCKVG, encoded by the coding sequence ATGTCCGACGCCACCACCCATCTCCTGCTGCCCTACATTCTGGCGGCGCAGGCCCAGAAGCACGTCACCCATAACGAAGCGCTGCGGATCCTCGACGGGCTTGTCCAGCTCTCCGTTCTCGACCGGGACCTGACTGCGCCGCCTGGTTCGCCAGCCGATGGCGACCGCTACATCGTCGCCTCCGGCGCGACGGGCGACTGGGCGGGGTGGGACCTGAACGTCGCGCTCTGGACCGATGGTGCCTGGCTTCGCCTGCCGCCACGCGCCGGCTGGCGCGCGTGGGTCGAGGACCAGGGACTGCTCCTGGTCTACGACGGCGCGGGCTGGGTTAGGACGACACCGGCTGCGTTGCAGAACCTCGCGCTGCTGGGGCTTGGCACCACAGCGGACGCGTCGAACCCGTTCTCGGCCAAGCTCAACGCCGCGCTCTGGGCGGCGAAGACCGTGGCCGAGGGCGGCACCGGCGACCTGTTCTACACCATGAACAAGGAGGCGGCAGGCGACGATCTCGGCCTGACCCTGCAGACCGGCTTCGTGACCAAGGCGCTGGTGGGCCTCTTCGGCTCAGACCGCTTCCGGCTCGCGGTCTCCGCCGACGGCAGCACCTTCTTCGACGGGCTCAGCGTCGACAACGCCACCGGCATCGTTGATCAGCCGCGACTGCCACGCTTCAAGGCGTACACGAACTACGACAACTATGTCGGCGTCGGAACCTGGACGAAGATCGGCCTCAATAACACCGACTACAACGACCAGGGCGCGTTCGACGCCGCGAACAATCACTTCGTCGCCCCGGTTGACGGCACTTACCTCTTCGGCGCGACGCTCATGTACAAGGTCAACGCCAGTACCACCGCGCGCATGCGCGGGCGGCTCGTCCTGAACGGCACGACCGAAATCCGCGGCTCCCTCGGCGAAATCTCCGCCACTCATGTCTCGCTCGCTACCGCGATCTGGCTTCAGACCATGAAGCCGCTGACGGCAGGCGATACCGTCGAGCTGCAGGGGTATTTCCGGGTCGCGGACGGCTACTTCGCCGCCGACCACACGTCCTTCTGGGGCTGCAAGGTCGGCTGA
- a CDS encoding L-lactate permease has translation MALLPIATVFLLLVVLARSAKLSMGVAYLVTAATALLVWGTDLNKILGATVNGALTAVSLLYIIFGAILMLYTLEESGGIRSIRAGFTSISPDRRVQAIIIAWLFGSLIEGASGFGTPAAIAAPLLVAIGFPAMAAVLVSLIIQSTPVSFGAVGTPILVGVNTGLSGQAIVEQTITPMAFADYLVEIAVKVATLHGLIGFLIPLIMIGMMTRFFGSRRSFTEGFRIWKFALFAGLAFTVPYWIIASLLGPEFPSLVGGIIGLLIVVPAARAGFLIPKEVFDFPPREQWDGKWVGKLEDLEDHRAGLEMMSLLKAWAPYIFVVLLLVATRTIPDFKAWLTAPERTMAFDDLFGSGINARVQWLYLPGTVLILASLFTFLFHRMRPADYGKALRTSGLTMIAAAPALLLAVPMVQVFINSASDTMASMPIVLAESVSAVVGSAWPMFAPLIGSMGAFVAGSNTISNMMFSLFQFSTAEQIGLGAAGAGLVVALQAIGGAAGNMICVHNVVAASATVGLVDREGEIIRMTLIPMFYYIVQGGFLGLAILAGGPNLWWIAVLIWPAAVLFLMSRNRGAVSATQTR, from the coding sequence ATGGCCCTGCTGCCAATCGCCACAGTGTTCCTGCTGCTGGTGGTTCTGGCGCGTTCGGCCAAGCTTTCGATGGGCGTTGCCTATCTGGTCACGGCCGCGACCGCGCTTTTGGTCTGGGGCACGGACCTCAACAAGATTCTTGGCGCCACCGTGAACGGTGCCTTGACCGCAGTCAGCTTGCTCTACATTATATTCGGCGCGATCCTGATGCTCTACACGCTAGAGGAAAGCGGCGGCATCCGGTCGATCCGGGCAGGGTTCACCAGCATTTCGCCTGACCGGCGGGTACAGGCGATCATCATCGCCTGGTTGTTCGGATCGCTGATCGAGGGGGCGTCCGGGTTTGGCACGCCCGCGGCCATCGCTGCGCCACTGCTGGTTGCCATCGGCTTTCCGGCCATGGCAGCGGTGCTGGTATCGCTGATCATCCAGTCCACGCCTGTGTCATTCGGGGCAGTCGGCACGCCGATTCTTGTCGGTGTCAATACCGGGCTTTCGGGTCAGGCGATTGTCGAACAGACCATCACACCGATGGCCTTCGCTGACTATCTGGTCGAGATTGCTGTCAAGGTTGCCACGCTGCATGGCCTGATCGGCTTTCTGATCCCGTTGATCATGATCGGCATGATGACGCGGTTCTTCGGTTCCCGGCGGTCCTTCACCGAAGGGTTCCGCATCTGGAAATTCGCGCTGTTCGCCGGGCTTGCCTTCACCGTTCCGTACTGGATCATTGCCAGCCTGCTTGGCCCGGAATTTCCGTCCCTGGTGGGCGGCATCATCGGGCTGCTGATCGTCGTTCCCGCCGCACGGGCCGGCTTCCTGATCCCGAAGGAGGTCTTCGACTTTCCGCCCCGCGAACAGTGGGACGGAAAATGGGTCGGCAAGCTGGAAGATCTGGAGGATCACCGTGCCGGGCTTGAGATGATGTCGTTGCTCAAGGCCTGGGCGCCCTACATATTCGTGGTTCTTCTGCTGGTCGCGACGCGCACGATTCCCGATTTCAAGGCCTGGCTGACCGCCCCGGAACGGACCATGGCCTTCGATGATCTGTTCGGGTCGGGCATCAATGCCCGCGTGCAATGGCTGTATCTGCCTGGAACGGTGCTGATCCTCGCTTCGCTGTTCACCTTCCTGTTCCATCGAATGCGTCCGGCCGATTACGGCAAGGCATTGCGTACGTCGGGATTGACAATGATCGCGGCGGCCCCGGCACTGCTGTTGGCGGTGCCGATGGTGCAGGTGTTCATCAACTCTGCCTCGGACACGATGGCGTCGATGCCGATCGTGCTCGCCGAAAGCGTCTCGGCCGTGGTCGGCAGTGCCTGGCCGATGTTCGCGCCACTGATCGGGTCGATGGGCGCCTTCGTCGCCGGATCGAACACGATTTCGAACATGATGTTCTCGTTGTTCCAGTTCTCGACCGCTGAACAGATCGGTCTGGGCGCGGCCGGGGCCGGATTGGTTGTTGCGCTGCAGGCCATCGGCGGTGCGGCAGGCAATATGATCTGCGTGCACAACGTGGTGGCAGCCTCGGCCACGGTGGGACTTGTGGACCGCGAGGGCGAAATCATCCGCATGACCCTGATCCCGATGTTCTATTATATCGTCCAGGGCGGCTTTCTTGGTCTTGCTATCCTGGCGGGCGGGCCGAACCTGTGGTGGATCGCCGTGCTGATCTGGCCGGCCGCCGTGCTGTTCCTGATGTCGCGCAATCGCGGGGCTGTTTCCGCCACCCAAACACGCTGA
- a CDS encoding PHA/PHB synthase family protein, producing the protein MDRSKIAEQTAEFASLMQRAQELAQRSSASALAKATGNEFSVLDSGTVAQAYARVGMKLAQNPFALAQFQIDLWSNSAKAWAGAWTGEGEDSKDRRFRDGRWTSDPVSRGLRDVHLAIEGAADRLIETLPKGDKDSLRVRFYTRQLLSALSPSNYLALNPAARERFLETDGRSLLDGFRNLLDDLERGDGRLDINMTDREAFEVGRDLATTPGQVIYQNELIQLIHYEPLTKTQFKRPLLFVPPWINKYYIFDMKPENSLVRYMLEQGHSVFLISWVNPTKQHAALSFEDYMRLGPLTALDAITDATGEDEFDILGFCIGGILVTATLAYMAAKGDKRVKTATTLATMVDFTDVGEIGVFIDRDRLQVLREHMAEKGYLENHHLQDMFSMIRENDLIWSFHVMNYLMGRKPPAFDLLFWNGDSTRLPAAMLLWYLEKIYIENGLRKAGHLTMDGLPIDIGKIDIPFYVVATKEDHIAPWNSIYPTTGLLGGDTTFVLGGSGHIAGVINPPAKRPKYGFWTSAAAYPADPQDWLTKAEAHQGSWWPNWAEWIESHSKGKKVPAYVPGSGALKPIEPAPGSYVRAG; encoded by the coding sequence ATGGACCGAAGCAAAATTGCCGAACAGACCGCAGAATTTGCCAGCCTGATGCAACGGGCGCAGGAGCTTGCGCAGCGCAGCAGCGCCAGTGCCCTGGCCAAAGCGACGGGCAATGAATTCTCGGTGCTGGATTCGGGGACCGTGGCGCAGGCCTATGCTCGCGTGGGGATGAAGCTGGCGCAGAACCCGTTTGCGCTGGCGCAGTTCCAGATCGATCTGTGGTCCAACAGCGCCAAGGCCTGGGCAGGCGCATGGACGGGCGAGGGCGAGGACAGCAAGGACCGCCGCTTCCGCGATGGCCGCTGGACCAGCGATCCGGTCAGCCGTGGCCTGCGCGACGTGCATCTGGCCATCGAAGGCGCCGCCGACCGCCTGATCGAGACCCTGCCCAAGGGTGACAAGGACAGCCTGCGCGTGCGGTTCTATACCCGGCAGTTGCTCAGCGCGCTGTCGCCCAGCAATTATCTTGCGTTGAACCCCGCCGCGCGTGAGCGTTTCCTTGAAACCGATGGCCGCAGCCTGCTGGACGGGTTCCGCAACCTTCTGGACGATCTGGAACGCGGCGACGGGCGGCTGGACATCAACATGACCGACCGCGAGGCCTTCGAGGTCGGGCGCGATCTGGCCACGACGCCGGGGCAGGTGATCTATCAGAACGAATTGATCCAGTTGATCCACTACGAACCGCTGACCAAGACCCAGTTCAAGCGCCCGCTGCTGTTCGTGCCGCCCTGGATCAACAAATACTATATCTTCGACATGAAGCCCGAAAACAGCCTTGTCCGCTATATGCTGGAGCAGGGCCACAGCGTTTTCCTGATTTCATGGGTCAACCCGACCAAGCAGCACGCGGCGCTGAGCTTCGAGGATTACATGCGCCTTGGCCCGCTGACCGCGCTGGACGCGATCACCGATGCGACCGGCGAGGACGAGTTCGACATTCTCGGCTTCTGCATCGGCGGGATTCTGGTGACGGCGACGCTGGCCTATATGGCGGCCAAGGGCGACAAGCGGGTCAAGACCGCGACGACGCTGGCCACGATGGTCGATTTCACCGATGTGGGCGAGATCGGCGTTTTCATCGACCGCGACCGGCTGCAGGTTCTGCGCGAACACATGGCCGAAAAGGGCTATCTGGAAAACCACCATCTGCAGGACATGTTCTCGATGATCCGGGAAAATGACCTGATCTGGTCCTTCCACGTGATGAATTACCTGATGGGCCGCAAGCCGCCCGCCTTCGATCTGCTGTTCTGGAACGGCGACAGCACCCGCCTGCCGGCGGCCATGCTGCTGTGGTATCTGGAAAAGATCTATATCGAGAACGGCTTGCGCAAGGCCGGGCACCTGACCATGGACGGCCTGCCCATCGACATCGGCAAGATCGATATTCCCTTCTATGTCGTTGCGACGAAAGAGGATCACATCGCGCCCTGGAACTCGATCTATCCGACGACCGGCTTGCTGGGCGGTGACACGACCTTTGTTCTGGGCGGATCGGGGCATATCGCGGGGGTGATCAACCCGCCGGCAAAACGGCCGAAATACGGGTTCTGGACCAGCGCGGCTGCCTATCCGGCCGATCCGCAGGACTGGCTGACCAAGGCCGAGGCGCATCAGGGGTCGTGGTGGCCGAACTGGGCGGAGTGGATCGAAAGCCACAGCAAGGGCAAGAAGGTTCCGGCCTATGTGCCTGGTAGCGGAGCGCTGAAACCGATCGAGCCGGCACCCGGCAGCTATGTGCGGGCGGGATAA
- the lpdA gene encoding dihydrolipoyl dehydrogenase, with amino-acid sequence MEVKVPDIGDFKDVPVITLLVAVGDEVAEEQPLIELESDKATMEVPSPTAGRITAISVKEGDRVSEGSVILTLDAAGAAAEPAKGKEEPRKDSSGGRDSSPAAAQPVPAALSASARGDIHAEVVVLGSGPGGYTAAFRAADLGKKVVLIERYPTLGGVCLNVGCIPSKALLHAAKVISEAEEMGHHGLRFSPPEVDLDALRGWKNSVVTQLTGGLSGLAKGRKVQVVTGFGTFAGPNMIAVDIDGAKSTVSFDQCIIAAGSEPVKLPFIPHDDHRVIDSTGALELEGVPARLLVLGGGIIGLEMACVYDALGSSVTVVELMDQIIPGADKDIVKPLHKRIEARYEKILLKTKVTAVSADEDGLTVTFEDDKGGTTTDRFDKILVSVGRRPNGKMLNAGAAGVAVDDRGFIAVDSQQRTNVPHIFAIGDVVGQPMLAHKAVHEGKVAAEVAAGHNRHFDARVIPSVAYTDPEVAWVGVTEAQAKASGLKVGKGVFPWAASGRSLSIGRSEGITKLIFDETDQRVIGAAIVGPNAGDLIAEVALAIEMGADAVDLGHTIHPHPTLSETVNFAAEMFEGTITDLMPPKKRH; translated from the coding sequence ATGGAAGTCAAGGTTCCCGACATCGGCGACTTCAAGGACGTGCCGGTCATCACCCTCTTGGTCGCCGTGGGCGACGAGGTTGCCGAGGAGCAGCCGCTTATCGAACTGGAATCCGACAAGGCGACGATGGAGGTGCCCAGCCCCACCGCAGGCCGGATCACCGCGATCTCGGTCAAGGAAGGCGATCGGGTCTCCGAAGGATCGGTGATCCTGACGCTGGACGCCGCCGGCGCCGCCGCCGAACCCGCCAAGGGCAAGGAGGAGCCGCGCAAGGACAGCAGCGGCGGTCGTGACAGCAGCCCGGCCGCAGCTCAGCCCGTCCCGGCAGCGCTGTCCGCTTCGGCGCGCGGCGACATCCATGCCGAGGTGGTCGTGCTCGGTTCAGGTCCGGGCGGCTATACGGCGGCGTTCCGCGCGGCCGACCTGGGCAAGAAGGTCGTGCTGATCGAACGCTATCCAACGCTGGGTGGGGTCTGCCTGAACGTCGGCTGCATTCCGTCCAAGGCTCTGCTGCACGCAGCCAAGGTCATCTCGGAAGCCGAGGAGATGGGCCATCATGGCCTGCGCTTCTCGCCGCCCGAGGTGGATCTCGATGCGCTGCGCGGCTGGAAGAACTCGGTCGTCACGCAGTTGACGGGCGGTCTCAGCGGTCTGGCAAAGGGCCGCAAGGTTCAGGTCGTGACCGGCTTTGGCACCTTTGCCGGACCCAACATGATCGCGGTCGACATCGACGGGGCGAAATCCACGGTCAGCTTCGACCAGTGCATCATCGCCGCCGGGTCCGAACCCGTGAAGCTGCCGTTCATTCCCCATGACGATCACCGCGTGATCGATTCCACCGGCGCGCTGGAACTAGAAGGCGTGCCCGCACGCCTTCTGGTTCTGGGCGGCGGCATCATCGGGCTGGAAATGGCCTGCGTCTATGACGCGCTGGGGTCCAGCGTAACGGTCGTGGAACTGATGGACCAGATCATCCCCGGCGCCGACAAGGACATCGTCAAGCCCCTGCATAAGCGGATCGAGGCCCGATACGAGAAGATCCTGCTCAAGACCAAGGTCACGGCGGTCTCGGCCGACGAGGACGGGCTGACCGTCACCTTCGAGGACGACAAGGGCGGCACCACCACCGATCGCTTCGACAAGATCCTTGTGTCGGTCGGGCGTCGGCCCAACGGCAAGATGCTGAACGCCGGCGCCGCGGGCGTGGCCGTGGACGACCGCGGATTCATCGCCGTGGACAGCCAGCAGCGTACCAATGTTCCCCATATCTTCGCCATCGGCGACGTGGTGGGCCAGCCGATGCTGGCGCACAAGGCAGTCCATGAAGGCAAGGTCGCAGCCGAGGTCGCGGCCGGGCACAACCGCCACTTCGACGCCCGCGTGATTCCCTCGGTCGCCTACACCGACCCCGAAGTTGCCTGGGTCGGCGTGACGGAAGCCCAGGCCAAGGCCAGTGGACTGAAGGTCGGCAAGGGCGTTTTCCCCTGGGCTGCCTCTGGACGGTCGCTTTCAATTGGCCGGTCCGAGGGCATCACCAAGCTGATCTTCGACGAAACCGATCAACGCGTCATCGGCGCTGCCATCGTCGGCCCGAACGCCGGCGATCTGATCGCCGAGGTGGCCTTGGCCATCGAGATGGGAGCCGATGCGGTCGACCTTGGCCACACGATCCACCCGCATCCTACTCTGAGTGAGACGGTGAACTTTGCTGCCGAAATGTTCGAGGGCACGATCACCGACCTGATGCCGCCGAAGAAGCGTCACTGA